The genomic window GTCCTGTGGTTGTATCTCTTTCTGGAACGTGTTCCACACAATGTTGTGAGGTCTGCAGCCCAGACCGGTAGGAGATAGCCGTGACCGTGACCACGCCCTCGATCCCCGCAGGATTCGACTTCACCGACCCCAATGTGCTCGCCACCCGACTGCCCGTCCAGGAATTCGCCGAGCTGCGCCGCACTTCCCCCGTGTGGTGGTGCGCGCAGTCCGGCCGGGCCAGCGGCTTCGACGACGGCGGCTACTGGGTCGTCTCCAAACTCGCCCACATCAAAGAGATCTCGAAGAACCCGGAGCTGTTCTCCTCGCACGAGAACGGCTCCATCATCCGGTTCAACGAGGACGTCACCCCCGAGCAGATCGGCATGCTCGGCGACATGCTGCTGATCAACCTCGATCCGCCCAAGCACACCAAGCTGCGCCGCATCATTTCCAAGGGCTTCACGCCGCGCGCGATCGAGAGCCTGCGCGCGGCGCTGACCGAGCGGGCGGCCAAGATCGTGCACGAGGCGAAGAAGGCCGGTAGCGGCGACTTCGTCGAGCAGGTCGCCTGTGAGCTGCCACTGCAGGCGATCGCCGAGCTCATCGGCATTCCGCAGGAGGATCGAAAGAAGATCTTCGACTGGTCCAATCAGATGATCTCCTACGACGATCCGGAATTCGAGGGCGATCACCAGGCCGCCACCGCCGAGGTGATGGGCTACGCGTGGAATATGGCGGAGGACCGCCGCAAGTGTCCCGCCGAGGACATCGTCACCCAGTTGGTCAATGCGGATATCGACGGGGACGGCCTGGCCTCCGACGAATTCGCTTTTTTCGTCATCCTGCTCTCGGTGGCGGGCAACGAAACCACCCGCAATTCGATCACCCACGGCATGAAGGCGTTCGTGGACAACCCCGAACAGTGGGAGCTGTACAAGGAGCAGCGGCCGCGCACCGCGCCGGACGAGATCGTCCGCTGGGCCACTCCGGTGACCGCGTTCCAGCGCACCGCGACCCAGGACCTCGAGCTCGGCGGCCAGCAGATCAAGAAGGGTCAGCGGCTCGGATTGTTCTACAGCTCGGCCAATTTCGACGAAGACGCGTTCCAGGACCCATTCAGCTTCGACGTGCTGCGCAACCCCAACCCGCATGTCGGTTTCGGCGGCACCGGCACCCACTACTGCGTCGGCGCCAACCTGGCCAGGTTGCAGATCGATCTGATGTTCAACGCCATTGCCGACGCGATGCCGAACCTGCGTCAGGTCGCCGAGCCGGTGCGGCTGCGCTCGGGCTGGCTGAACGGGATCAAGCGGTGGGATGTCGAATACGCTTGAATCAAGGGATGAGTAACCCCAGACCCCGGGGGCGCTCGCCGGTCGTGACCGACGCCGAGATCCGGCGGGTGGCCAGGACACTGCTGGTCGACCATGGACCCGATGCAGTGAGCCTGCGTGCGATCGCGCGTGCACTCGGCATCACCGCGCCCGCGCTGTACCGCTACTACGGATCGCTGGACGATCTGCTGGAACGGCTGCGCCTGGACTTCTGTGCCGATCTCGCCGACGAGTTGTCCGCCGAGATCGCGACGCTGCCGGACGACGGCGTCGTGCAGTTCTTCGCCATCTGCAAAGGATTCCGCCGCTGGGCGCTGGCCCACTCCAGGGAGTTCACCCTGGTGTTCGCCTCGCCCGGCGGTGGGGAGGCCCGCGCGCTGCGGCGGTTCGACGAGCCGTTCGGGCGGATCTTCCTCGCCGCGGCGGGACGGCTGCTGGCCAACTACGACATCGTGACGCCACCCACCGACGTCATCCCGCCGGAACTGCGCGAAGACCTGGTGCATTTCCAAACCGAGCTGCTGGCGGCGCTGTCGGAGACCGGCCAGAAGTTCCCGGCGGAAAAGCTCGACCTGGGCGTGATGTACCTGATGATCCAGATGTGGGCCCGCCTCTACGGCCACGTCACGCTCGAGGTCTTCGGCAACTACCCGATCCCGCTGTCGAATCCGGAAGTCTTGTTCGATGCGATGCTCGCCGAACTCGGGCGCACGGCGGGCCTGATCCACGGCTGACTCAGATGCGGGCGCCCTTCGCGCGATTGCACGAGCGGCACAGGATTTGCAGGTTCATCGCGCTGGTGGCGCCGCCGCGGCTGAGCGGGATGATGTGGTCGAACTCGAGGTAGTGGCTGTCGCCGCATTCGACGCATTTGCCGCCGTCGCGTTGCCACACTTCGGCTTTCACCTCCTGCGGGATGCTGCGGGTGTCACGCTGACCCGGGGTGAGGATCAGACGTTTGGCGACCCGTAGCGCACCCTCCAGCGCGGCGGCGACGTAGTCCGGGTCGGCCACGGTGAAGGTGGCGCCGCCGCGGGACGAAGTCGCCGCGAGCACCACCGCGTTCTGTTCGGTGTGCACGGAAACCACTCGGGTCCAGAGCAATTCGGTGCCGGTGCCGTCGCCGACGAAGCGCAGCTTCTTATTGCTCACGATCAGTCTGCCCTCGGTCAGTCGCGGGCCGCGGGCCAGTTGGCGTACGTGTACCGCGGGCAGGTCGAGGTGCACCTTCTCTTCCGGGTCGAGGTGCAGGCCCGGTATCCGCATCACCGGCAGATCGCCGCCCCGCAGCCGGGACAGCGTGCGGCCGCGATGCATTCGCCGACGCAGGTCCTCGATCAGCGGCCCGGCCAACCCCAGTTCGGTGACCGCGTGCTCGAACGCCGCCAACTCGCCTTGCTCCACCTCCCCGTCGGCGAAGGTGAAGGTGACCAGCCGTTCCACGTAGCTGAGTGCCGCATCGCGCAACGCGTCGCGGCCCGCGTTCTCCTCGATTCGCTGATAGCGCAGCGACGCCCACAGTGCCGCCCACTCGGGTCCGCGCGGCCCGTGGGCGGTGAGCACCCGCCAGGCCTGGGTGTGCCAGTGCGTCAGGAATTCCTCGATCTCGGAATCGCAGGACTGGCAGGCGGCGAGACCGCCGAACAGCTTGCGGCGCCGGAGGTTTCCGCAGCGTGCGCAATGCCGGTTGCTCGGCTGGCTGCGCTGGTAGGTGGCGCTGGTCCATTCGGTGCCGTCCCACCAGCGCAGGCGTGCCGGATGTTCGGGGTCCGGATGCCAGTCGGCCAGATCGGGGTTCGGTGGCGGGGCGGGGGCGGGCTGCGGGTCGGCCAGGCGTCGGGCGAGATCGACGGGGCGGGTGTTGTGCGGTCGGGTTGTGGAGTGTGGTGCGGCTGAGCCTGTTTCGGCGACAGTGGAGAGGTCGGTTGTGTCTGCCGCGCCTCCTTGGCTCTGGTCGAGCAAGTCCGTCTGCGCCGTGTGCGGTAGGCGGTCACGCTGTTGAGGGCGGAGCGTCGAGTCGCTTGATGCGCGGAGCATCGGTGTGCGCGGGTGTTCGCCTGCTGCGCGGAGCGTCGGTGTCTGTGGTTCGTGCGGATCGCCTGCGGTAGGCACCGTCGGCGTGCGGGAGGCGCTGGACCGGTCGAGCGGGCTTTCGCCGTCCAGAGCCATGCGAGCGTTCAGGTTTCGGGAAGGCGTGGGCGCACCGAAGGGTTCGACCACGCGCGGCGTCCGGGCGCGGTCGGCCGGATCGTCCACGCTGACCCCGAATTCGGTGACCAGCCCGGGCAGGCCGGTGGACCAGCCCTGGGCGATGGCGCGGAACCGCCACTGTCCGTCCCTGCGGTAGAACTCGCCGAACATCAGCGCGGTGACCGGGTCGGCATTCGCGATCTCGAATTCGGTCATCGGCCCGTTGGCGTCGTGGATGGTCAGGGTCAAGCCGGTGATGTCGGCGAAGGTGCCCTCGTCTACCGACCCGGCGATCACGATCCGATCCACGTCCGCCTCGGTGCGCGGCAGCGAAACACTCAGCCGGGCGGTTCGCGGAGCTGGCTCTTGAGCGAGCGTCACCGCTTGGGAAACATGCCGCGGGGCGTTGTAGAACACCAGATCCCGATCCGTGCGGACCGTGCCCGATGCGCCGAGCAAAAGGGCATGCGCGTCCACCGCATGCTCCGACTGCCACGAAACAACCACGGCAAGAAGGGATGTCGGTACCGCTGCATTGGCGCCTTTGCTGAGTTTCATCGTGCTCGAACTATGCCACGACCCTCCGACACGCCGACTCCGCCGACCCCTCTGTTCGGCAAGCCGCACCGGGAGTCCACCGAGTTTCCCTACGTCTCACAGGGGTCCAAGCCCTGTGCGAAGTGCAGGATCTGTGGGTACCTCGACGGTCGATCGAAGTGCGGACCGGTCAGTGCGCCGCGTGGTCGGTTGCCGCGCGCAAAGTGGCCGCGGCCTTGAGCACCATCTCGTGGTACTCGTCTTCGGCGTCGGAGTCGAGCACGATGGCGCCGCCCGCGCCGATCCGCCAGCGACCGGCATAACGCACGGCGGTGCGGATGACGATGTTGAGGTCGGCGGTGCCACCGAGGCCGAGGAAGCC from Nocardia iowensis includes these protein-coding regions:
- a CDS encoding TetR/AcrR family transcriptional regulator, translating into MSNPRPRGRSPVVTDAEIRRVARTLLVDHGPDAVSLRAIARALGITAPALYRYYGSLDDLLERLRLDFCADLADELSAEIATLPDDGVVQFFAICKGFRRWALAHSREFTLVFASPGGGEARALRRFDEPFGRIFLAAAGRLLANYDIVTPPTDVIPPELREDLVHFQTELLAALSETGQKFPAEKLDLGVMYLMIQMWARLYGHVTLEVFGNYPIPLSNPEVLFDAMLAELGRTAGLIHG
- a CDS encoding TerD family protein; this encodes MKLSKGANAAVPTSLLAVVVSWQSEHAVDAHALLLGASGTVRTDRDLVFYNAPRHVSQAVTLAQEPAPRTARLSVSLPRTEADVDRIVIAGSVDEGTFADITGLTLTIHDANGPMTEFEIANADPVTALMFGEFYRRDGQWRFRAIAQGWSTGLPGLVTEFGVSVDDPADRARTPRVVEPFGAPTPSRNLNARMALDGESPLDRSSASRTPTVPTAGDPHEPQTPTLRAAGEHPRTPMLRASSDSTLRPQQRDRLPHTAQTDLLDQSQGGAADTTDLSTVAETGSAAPHSTTRPHNTRPVDLARRLADPQPAPAPPPNPDLADWHPDPEHPARLRWWDGTEWTSATYQRSQPSNRHCARCGNLRRRKLFGGLAACQSCDSEIEEFLTHWHTQAWRVLTAHGPRGPEWAALWASLRYQRIEENAGRDALRDAALSYVERLVTFTFADGEVEQGELAAFEHAVTELGLAGPLIEDLRRRMHRGRTLSRLRGGDLPVMRIPGLHLDPEEKVHLDLPAVHVRQLARGPRLTEGRLIVSNKKLRFVGDGTGTELLWTRVVSVHTEQNAVVLAATSSRGGATFTVADPDYVAAALEGALRVAKRLILTPGQRDTRSIPQEVKAEVWQRDGGKCVECGDSHYLEFDHIIPLSRGGATSAMNLQILCRSCNRAKGARI
- a CDS encoding cytochrome P450 — protein: MTTPSIPAGFDFTDPNVLATRLPVQEFAELRRTSPVWWCAQSGRASGFDDGGYWVVSKLAHIKEISKNPELFSSHENGSIIRFNEDVTPEQIGMLGDMLLINLDPPKHTKLRRIISKGFTPRAIESLRAALTERAAKIVHEAKKAGSGDFVEQVACELPLQAIAELIGIPQEDRKKIFDWSNQMISYDDPEFEGDHQAATAEVMGYAWNMAEDRRKCPAEDIVTQLVNADIDGDGLASDEFAFFVILLSVAGNETTRNSITHGMKAFVDNPEQWELYKEQRPRTAPDEIVRWATPVTAFQRTATQDLELGGQQIKKGQRLGLFYSSANFDEDAFQDPFSFDVLRNPNPHVGFGGTGTHYCVGANLARLQIDLMFNAIADAMPNLRQVAEPVRLRSGWLNGIKRWDVEYA